The following coding sequences are from one Capsicum annuum cultivar UCD-10X-F1 chromosome 3, UCD10Xv1.1, whole genome shotgun sequence window:
- the LOC107865981 gene encoding oleosin H2: protein MADQPTRGGQKQQQQQQQQMQQQVQPSEAIKSLLPQQGPSKSQVLAVVTLFPFGGALLCLAGLTLVGTLIGLAVATPVFLLFSPVLVPAALTIALAVTGFLTSGAFGITALSSLSWMINYMRRMRGTTGEQQVVPAKRWGL, encoded by the coding sequence ATGGCTGATCAACCAACTCGCGGTGGCCagaagcagcagcaacaacagcaGCAGCAAATGCAACAACAAGTGCAGCCATCGGAGGCCATCAAAAGCCTCCTTCCTCAACAAGGTCCATCAAAATCCCAAGTACTTGCTGTCGTCACTCTCTTCCCCTTCGGTGGGGCCCTCCTTTGCCTGGCTGGACTAACCCTCGTTGGAACTCTGATCGGTCTTGCTGTAGCCACGCCGGTTTTCCTCCTCTTCAGCCCCGTTTTGGTACCGGCAGCGCTAACTATAGCGCTGGCGGTTACAGGGTTTTTGACGTCTGGAGCGTTTGGGATAACGGCGTTATCGTCGTTATCGTGGATGATTAATTATATGAGGAGAATGAGGGGAACAACTGGAGAGCAGCAGGTGGTGCCAGCGAAGCGATGGGGGCTCTGA
- the LOC124897151 gene encoding uncharacterized protein LOC124897151 codes for MMGLHHDLKYVQNPSSGITNQIMKDLAEGPLHMVQPLNGYVVNDYKFQTEEDGSNKSMMNSSVCIKGSSYSADNIDYYGRLIEILQLEYNALPFKRTVLFKCSWFDPTPKHGTRVHPQYNLVDVNKRRLFNKYEPFIMIVQAS; via the exons ATGATGGGGTTACATCACGATCTAAAATAT GTACAGAATCCTTCTTCCGGGATTACCAATCAAATCATGAAAGATCTTGCAGAAGGGCCATTACATATGGTTCAGCCCTTAAATGGATATGTCGTAAATGATTACAAGTTTCAGACTGAAGAAGATGGATCAAATAAATCTATGATGAATAGTAGTGTATGCATCAAGGGCTCTAGCTATAGTGCAGATAATATCGATTACTATGGTCGATTGATAGAGATTTTGCAACTAGAGTATAATGCATTACCATTCAAGCGAACCGTGTTATTTAAGTGTTCTTGGTTTGATCCGACCCCAAAGCATGGTACAAGAGTGCATCCACAGTATAATCTTGTTGATGTTAACAAGAGAAGACTGTTTAACAAATATGAACCATTTATTATGATTGTGCAAGCATCTTAG